GGAGCTGGATTCCAATTTGGCAGCCAAACAGAAACTTGGGTGATAAGCGGGTCAACGTTCACCTATGAGTTTTTCTCAGCCTATGTTGCCGGGTACTTGGAACTCAATTATGCACTCACTGCTACAACTTTCTTGAGTGCTGGGGCAAAAGCTCTTGTTCCCCTTGGAGGTACAAAAACTTATACACTTGATTCAAGCTCTTGGGAGTATGATATTGAGATGAGCGGCTTCGCGCTTGCTCCCTATGTAGGAATCTCGTTAGCTTACTGATTAGGAAACACTGTAACACAGGCCCGATACCTTTATGGTTTCGGGCCTGTTTTCTTGGTTCACTCGATCTTGGTTACGAGAGCATATTCTCTACTGAAAGATTATCTCCCTCAATATCCTTGAAGTATTTGTAGGTATTCAGCTTCAATTCACCACAGGCTGCTTCATCACAAACGAGTACTGCCTTCGGGTGTAGTTGGAGAGCACTACAGGTCCAGTTCTGACTTACCCCACCCTCGATGGTTGCCTGCAAGGCACGTGCCTTTGCATGGCCGTTTACCAGGATGATGACTTCCTTGCTGTCTGTTACGGTCTTCACTCCAACGGTAAGAGCTTGGGATGGTACCTTGTTCATATCGTTGTCGAAGAACCGGCTGTTCATCACCTTGGTATCGTAGGTGAGTGATTTGACCCTAGTCTTGCTGGAGAGGGAAGAGAATGGCTCGTTGAATGCAATATGGCCATCAGAACCTATGCCACCCAGAAAAAGCTCAATCCCACCGAATGCAGCAATTGCATCCTCGTAGGCAGCACACTCCGCATCCAGATCTTTTGCATTTCCGTCGAGGATGTGAACATTCTCTTTCTTGATGTCGATATGGTTGAAGAAGTTTTTCCACATGAACGTGTAGTAGCTCTGCTCATGGTCTTTTGGAAGACCAACATATTCGTCCATGTTGAAGGTGACGACGTTGGCAAATGAGACATACCCTTCCCTATTCAACCTGATCAACTCAGCATAGGTTCCAAGCGGCGAAGATCCGGTTGGTAGTCCCAGTACAAAAGGACGGTTCTCATTTGGTTCGAACTCCCTGATTCTGCTTGCTATATACCGAGCAGCCCAGAGAGAAAGATTCTCATAATCGTTTTGGATGATGACTCGCATTGTGCTCTCCTTGTCACTCCATCATAAACGGAAAGACAGTATGAGACAACTATCAGAAGGCTTCCTTGATGATTCCCCCGGCGAGGATTCTCTCCCCTTCATAGAGAACCAGTGATTGCCCAACGGTTGCAGCCTTTACAGAGTCCGAGAACACAGCAGTAATGGTTCCATCATCATTCATATGAGCTCTGGCTTCTGTGGGGTACCCAGTGGAGCGGATCTTTGCCTGCACCTCCACTTCTCCTTCCAAGGAAGACCTGCTGCTCCACACAACGTCATCAGCTGTCACAGTACTCTGCAGAGTCTCCTCTACATAGCCGACTACCACTTCATTTTTTTGTGCGTCAAGTTGTAATACGTAGAGAGGTCGTTCTGCTGCTATACCCAACCCCTTTCTCTGCCCAATGGTATAGTGCCAGATCCCGTCATGGGTTCCAAGAATCTTTCCATCCTGGGTGACGATATTTCCCCGCTTGTTCTCCACTTCCAGAAGATCAGTATAATCCCCGTCATAGAAATCTTGACTCTCTTCCTGGTAGACCTTATGGAATCCTTGCTCCACATCAATAGAGCGGGCTTCTTCCTTGGTCATGGAACCGAGGGGAAACAAGGTAGCGGCAAGTTGAGCTTGGCTGAGACGATAGAGGAAGTAAGACTGGTCTTTCTTTAGATCGACAGCCCTGGTTATCGCATAGCGACCGTTTTCCTCGGTAATACGGGCATAGTGCCCGGTGGCAAACTTGTCAAAGACAAGGCCGCTTTCCTTGGCATAATCAACCATGGCTCCGAACTTGATCTTAGCATTGCACCAGACACAGGGGTTCGGTGTACGCCCATCCATGTATTCGTCTTTGAAGTTTGCAAGCACCACTTCCTCAAATTGATCACTCAACTCAAGCACATGATGATCTATACTGATCTTCTCACAGATTCGCTTGATAGCCTTGATATCCTCGCTCTTGTCGGGAGCAAAACAACTGGTTGAACCGATGGGACGAGCCAAATGGGCACGTTTATTCCAGATGGTCATGGTGACCCCTGTAACCTCATGTCCCTGCTGCTTCAGCAGATATGCTGCAACGGAAGAATCTATTCCTCCACTCATTCCTACCAGTACCTTCATCGTCCCTCCGAAATTCAATCAAACCATATAATAGAACGAAACCGCCCTGGAATCCAAGGCGGTTTCTTCAAGCGAGAGTGACGGGACTCGAACCCGCGATCTACGGCGTGACAGGCCGTCGCGATAACCAGCTTCGCTACACCCTCATAGCAAGAGTGAAACTACACTATCCCAGTATTTTTGTCAACATAGCCAAAAAACTTTTTTCCATTTTTCGCTAAAATCATCGAGAATTGTGTAGTCTTCTTCTGAAGCAAAAAAGAATCCTTCGCTCACCAGAGATGAACAAAGGATTCTTGCTAGCGAGAGTGACGGGACTCGAACCCGCGATCTACGGCGTGACAGGCCGTCGCGATAACCAGCTTCGCTACACCCTCAAAAAGCACTCTTGGAAACTACACGATAGAAAGGCTTTTGTCAACATGCTCCGCTGTTGCCAATGAAGAAACATGCTCCGCTGTTGCCAATGAAGAAACATGCTCCGCTGTTACCAATGAAGAAACATGCTCCGCTGTTGCCAATGAAGAAACCCTTGCGTATACTTCCCGCAAGGAGAAGATACCCATGCAAGAATCCATCATGCTGTTCTTTCTGAATATCGAGAACCCGGTTCTCGACTTCCTGGGCAACCTCGCCTCACTCTTGGGTGAGCAGACCTTCGTCATTGCCGTTATCCTTTATATCTTCTGGAATCATGACAAGAAGAAGGGATTTGGTCTCTACTCATCAGTTCTACTCTCGGTACTCGCGATGGGTATACTGAAAGCCACGGTCAAGGCTCCACGTCCGTTCCAGGTATTGGAATCAATCCAAGGCAAACGACTGGAGACCGCAACCGGATACTCATTTCCCAGTGGACATACAACGACCGGGGCGGCCTTCTATACTGCACTCGCACTCACCTTCCGAAAGCGTAAACTCAGTATTTTCTGTGCGGTCATGATGACACTGGTAGGTTTGAGCAGGCTTTACCTGGGGGTGCACTGGCCGATCGACGTATTCGCCGGACTCTTACTAGGTGTATCCATCAGCTTTGCCTTCTACCATTACCTGGACTTCATCTATGATGATGAGAAACGACGATTGAGATACCTGATCATCCTAGGAACCATCTTTGCCATATGCGGAGCTGTTATCAGTATCCTGCTCAATTTCTTTTCTGCTGATGAAACGGCATTCAATGACCTGATGAAGATTCTCGCACTTGGAGGTGGAGGCTATCTTGGATTCGCCCTTGAGAACAAGAAGGTCCAATTCTTGACCGAAGGAACATTAGGAAAGAAGATTGGCCGGTATCTAATCGGCTTGGTTGTTGTGCTTCTGATCATGGGCTCCAAGGTAATCATCCCAGAGTCAATGTATGCAATTGGAGGCTTTGTGCGATACAGCCTCGTAGGACTCTGGGCAACCGGCCTTTATCCGCTTATAGGAAAAAATCTGCGTCTTTTCTCTGGTGCTCGATAACCTTCGGCTCAATACCCTTGGTGATCAGGAACCGGCGTAGATCGAGCAGTTCATTCAAATGCCCTTGGCAGAGCCGGTACATGATCTTCCCACACATGATTGCATCATCAAGGGCATAATGAGCCTGATACTCCATATCGAAGTAATCAACCAGATAGGAGAGTTTATAACTATGCATCTTTGGCCAGAGCTTTCGAGCAATGGTCAGGGTGCATAGGTAGCTCATCTCCCTTGCCTCCAGGTCATATGCCTCAAATGCAGCTTTCATCACTCCCATGTCAAAGACTGCATTGTGAGCAACAAGGATATCACGACCGATGAATGAACGCATATGCTCCCAGATCTTGTCGAACTCAGGGGCAGCAAGACACTCATCACTGGAGAGTTTATGCACTGCTGTCATCCCTGGATCAAAATACGGATGCTTGGGACGGATCAATGAATAATACGTCTCAAGCAAGGTACCTTCTTCATCGAACCGGGCAAGTGCTACTGAACAAGCTCCACCGGGGTAGCTGTTCGCCGTCTCGAAATCTAATGCTACATAGTTCACGATTGTTTTCCCAACATGATGGAGAGAATCGTCTTATCCGTTTCTTCCATCCCTTCATGACTGATCCTGGAGAGAAAATCCATACTCTCCATACTCGACTTTCCAACGATTCCGCTCTCACTTCCTGGGGAAAGACCGCGGAATGCAAGCTTGCAGGCAAGGTTTGCCGCTTCCACACAACTGTAGATCTTCAGGGCGCAGGTGGACTTGGCACCATCACAGATAATCCCTGTAAGATTTCCGACCATGGTGTTGAAAGCACGGTCCATCTCTTCCAGATTCCCTCCCAGCAGATACACCAATCCACAAGCTGTACCAATGGAGGCCGTGAAGGCTCCACAGAGAGCACTTAGCCGGTCTTTCCTGGCAGTCAAGCCCAATCCTATCAGCTGACTAAGTAATAAAGCCCTTCCAAGCTGTTCATCATCTTTCTTTAAATATGCTGCAACTACCGCGATGGGGACGGTCAAGGTAATTCCCTGGTTCCCACTACCACTGTTTATAATCACCGGCAGCGGACATCCAGCCATTCTTGCATCACTGGCAGCAGCAGCCATGGCTGAACCCAAGCTGAATGCTTCTGCCAGGCTGCTTGGTTCTTTCCCAATCGGCTCAGCAGCAATCCTCCCCACAGAAAGGCCATACTCCTCATCGAGAGCATGTCGTGCAATGGCGAGGTTGGTCTCCTTTGCATCCAGAACCAGGTCGATCGCCTCCTGGGGTGCCTGCTCTACCCACGAGAGTAAATCAGCAAGACTCGCAGAACCGAGGAATTGCTCATCCTCAACTTCAAGTTCTGTACCACAGGCATCAACTGCGAGTTCACGTAAAACGGTAGTATTGTGTTGCAGGTAACTGAACCGGTCATGCTCCCCACTGATGGTGG
This sequence is a window from uncultured Sphaerochaeta sp.. Protein-coding genes within it:
- a CDS encoding 3'-5' exonuclease encodes the protein MNYVALDFETANSYPGGACSVALARFDEEGTLLETYYSLIRPKHPYFDPGMTAVHKLSSDECLAAPEFDKIWEHMRSFIGRDILVAHNAVFDMGVMKAAFEAYDLEAREMSYLCTLTIARKLWPKMHSYKLSYLVDYFDMEYQAHYALDDAIMCGKIMYRLCQGHLNELLDLRRFLITKGIEPKVIEHQRKDADFFL
- a CDS encoding phosphatase PAP2 family protein, with translation MQESIMLFFLNIENPVLDFLGNLASLLGEQTFVIAVILYIFWNHDKKKGFGLYSSVLLSVLAMGILKATVKAPRPFQVLESIQGKRLETATGYSFPSGHTTTGAAFYTALALTFRKRKLSIFCAVMMTLVGLSRLYLGVHWPIDVFAGLLLGVSISFAFYHYLDFIYDDEKRRLRYLIILGTIFAICGAVISILLNFFSADETAFNDLMKILALGGGGYLGFALENKKVQFLTEGTLGKKIGRYLIGLVVVLLIMGSKVIIPESMYAIGGFVRYSLVGLWATGLYPLIGKNLRLFSGAR
- the mnmA gene encoding tRNA 2-thiouridine(34) synthase MnmA, translated to MKVLVGMSGGIDSSVAAYLLKQQGHEVTGVTMTIWNKRAHLARPIGSTSCFAPDKSEDIKAIKRICEKISIDHHVLELSDQFEEVVLANFKDEYMDGRTPNPCVWCNAKIKFGAMVDYAKESGLVFDKFATGHYARITEENGRYAITRAVDLKKDQSYFLYRLSQAQLAATLFPLGSMTKEEARSIDVEQGFHKVYQEESQDFYDGDYTDLLEVENKRGNIVTQDGKILGTHDGIWHYTIGQRKGLGIAAERPLYVLQLDAQKNEVVVGYVEETLQSTVTADDVVWSSRSSLEGEVEVQAKIRSTGYPTEARAHMNDDGTITAVFSDSVKAATVGQSLVLYEGERILAGGIIKEAF
- the nagB gene encoding glucosamine-6-phosphate deaminase; this translates as MRVIIQNDYENLSLWAARYIASRIREFEPNENRPFVLGLPTGSSPLGTYAELIRLNREGYVSFANVVTFNMDEYVGLPKDHEQSYYTFMWKNFFNHIDIKKENVHILDGNAKDLDAECAAYEDAIAAFGGIELFLGGIGSDGHIAFNEPFSSLSSKTRVKSLTYDTKVMNSRFFDNDMNKVPSQALTVGVKTVTDSKEVIILVNGHAKARALQATIEGGVSQNWTCSALQLHPKAVLVCDEAACGELKLNTYKYFKDIEGDNLSVENMLS
- a CDS encoding L-serine ammonia-lyase, iron-sulfur-dependent, subunit alpha, producing the protein MDKYLKILRKELRPAMGCTEPAASALAGAKAAELLGLVPTSLEICTSRDMVKNAMGVGIPNCSLKGIQAAVALGASGGDSEKGLSILSSLNEEQIEKASSIPVSLVIESGVPSLYIKVTAKAGDDFAIATISGEHDRFSYLQHNTTVLRELAVDACGTELEVEDEQFLGSASLADLLSWVEQAPQEAIDLVLDAKETNLAIARHALDEEYGLSVGRIAAEPIGKEPSSLAEAFSLGSAMAAAASDARMAGCPLPVIINSGSGNQGITLTVPIAVVAAYLKKDDEQLGRALLLSQLIGLGLTARKDRLSALCGAFTASIGTACGLVYLLGGNLEEMDRAFNTMVGNLTGIICDGAKSTCALKIYSCVEAANLACKLAFRGLSPGSESGIVGKSSMESMDFLSRISHEGMEETDKTILSIMLGKQS